CTCTTAAGTGGTCCGCAATAACTCTATATGAGCAAATATTATCTTTAGTAGCTTTTTTGTTTGCAATTTTTTCTAAAGTTTCAATGATAGGTTTAAAGTTTGAAGAGTCAAAATTATTAAATACACCCTCTTTTATTGCAATAACTCGCTCTAAACCCATTCCAGTGTCAATAGATGGTTTTGGAAGAGGAATTAGTTCACCTTCTTTTGTTCTTTCATATTGCATGAATACAAGATTCCAAATCTCTAAAAATCTATCACCATCTCCACCCATTTTATCTTCAGGGCTAGAAAAATGCTCTTCCCCTTGATCATAGAAAATTTCACTACAAGGACCACAAGCACCTGTATCTCCCATTGACCAGAAATTATCTTTATCGCCAAATCTTAAAAT
The sequence above is drawn from the Sulfuricurvum sp. IAE1 genome and encodes:
- a CDS encoding alanine--tRNA ligase-related protein, with protein sequence FITKNIALPKEKLWVTVHESDDEAFEIWTKHIDSSRILRFGDKDNFWSMGDTGACGPCSEIFYDQGEEHFSSPEDKMGGDGDRFLEIWNLVFMQYERTKEGELIPLPKPSIDTGMGLERVIAIKEGVFNNFDSSNFKPIIETLEKIANKKATKDNICSYRVIADHLR